The Citrus sinensis cultivar Valencia sweet orange chromosome 4, DVS_A1.0, whole genome shotgun sequence DNA segment CCAAGTAGTAAATCATCTTTCAAGGTTGGAAGCGAATAAAAGTACTTTGACTAAGCAAGAGATCACATAAACATTTTCTGATGAGCAACTGCTAATGCTACAGCATGCACAGATGCTATAACAATCCGAGCTTCCGTGGTATACATGTTTTGCTAATTACTTGGTGAGTGCATTGTTACTACCTTATCTAAGTTACTAGTAGAAAAAGAgatttcttcatgatgttagaAGTTATCAGTGGGATGAACCTTAATTGTACAAGATGTGTTTAGATCATGTGATCAGAACATGTGTGCctaataaagaaatttcaaacatACTGCAATCATGTCATATTGCAGCATATGAAGGACATTTTGGAGGCCACAGAACAACAACCAAAGTTCTACAATCAGGTTATTACTGGTcctctttttttaaagatgcttatgagtttgttaaattttgtGATAGGTGCCAAAGAACAGGGAACATATATCAAAAGCATGAAATGCCATTAAccaaaatttgggaagttCAGCTCTTTGATATTTAGAGGATAGATTTTATGGGTCCATATCCATTATCTTTTGGGAATTTATACATTCTAGTTGCTGTAAACTATATTTCGAAATGGGTGGAAGCTTTAGCACTACCAATAAATAATGCCAAAGCAGTGGTGAAATTCTTTCAGAAGAATATTTTTACAAGATTTGGGACTCCTGAAGCCATCATAAGTGATGAAGGCACTCATTTTTGCAATAGAGTATTTGTTGCAGCATTGACTAAATATGGAATTAAGCACAAGATTGCTATAACATATCACCCTCAATCTAATGGTCAGGCAAAAGTGTccaacaaagaaataaaaaggactttagaaaaaaatagtgaACCCTACTAGAGAGGATTGGTCTCTTAGACTACATGATTTTTTATGGGCCTACCACACAACTTACAAGACACCACTTGGCATGTCTTCATACAGAATTGTCTATGGCAAAGCATGTCGTTTGCCACTGGAGCTGGCACATAAAGCATATTGGGCGATAAAACAACTAAACATGGACATGCATGCTGTAGTAGAGTATAGAAAGTTTCAACTTTGTGAACTTGAAGAGTTAAGATTGTTTTCCTGTGAAAATGCAAGGATTTACAACAAGAAAGCAAAACAATGATAAACACATCCAACAAAGAAAGTTAATTCCAGGCCAACAAGTTCTATGGTACAACTTTAGATTAAAACTTTTCCCAGAAAGTTAAAGTCTAGATGGTCAGGGCcttttatcaaaatacatCCTCATGGTGTTGTAGATCTCAAGGATGCATGAATTAGCAAGGAATTCATGGTAAATGGAcaacaaattaaacattatATTGATGATGTTTTGCACAATTCAATGGAGGATTTATGCCTCACATATCCAGCTTGAGCGAATTAGGGGAAGGTCAGGGTGAAGACCTTAAATCAAATGCtaattgggaggcaacccaatgATTAGGGgagttatttcaattttttcttgaaCATCAAGTTCAGGTTTGCATGTTTCTCTTTCCGATTTTGGTCATTTTTgcattgattatttaatttcttatttttcttttattgcaTGGCTAAAAAACAATTTGCCTAAGATACTGACACCAGTTGTTGCAACATTCTACTTCATTAATCAGGGGACTTTATCATAGTTGTTGCAGCACCAGATTACTTGCTGTGGCAACAATTCTTACTATGACAGCAACACAAAAGTTGAGTATTTTTTAACCGTTGGGAGTAATTATGCCAGCTAGCGTTAGCAAATCAAGATAAAGATAAAGATGGATCGCATAATCCCTAAATTCCCGAAACTAATTTGCTTTCCTAtttaaatttggatttttttaaattttaaatacacttTCCAAACTTAtcctattaattatttttttttcatttaatttcacCTATAAAATAGGGATTTACTGTGCTTCTTTTGACTCTCATCCAAATTCTCTCTTCTCGTCCACAGTTTTCCATATACTTTGGACTCCCTTTCACGATTTGTTTCTCTTTTAGGTACCCAACAACTCAGTCCTATTTATTCTAGCAATGACGCTTTCATGGTTACAAAGCCGAAGATGCAAAgatgaagataaatttaaagaatttattgaGCCTCGGAAGATTTCAGAGGAAAAGAGTTTTCACATTCCTCAACAGCCATCAGGAACAATCAACACAATCTATGTTGCTGTAGCAAAGAAAGGATGGCTAGATTTTTGCACTCACCCACGAGACCCTGTGCTCCAAATCGTTAAGGAATTTTACTCTAACATGCTACAACAAGACCAACGCACAATAATGGTAAAGAATGTTCAAGTCCCTTTAGATTTGAAGGTAATCaatgctttttataatttaccaTTTGATATGGATTTTGAGTATTAAAAAATGGTTGAGAATATGACTGCTAAGAAGTGGAGTGATATGCTTAAAACCCTTACGGTAGAGAGTATTTCATGGTTGAATGTGGAGAGCAGAGTAGTGAATAGAATTGACGTGAAACCAATAGTCAAAGTGTAggtaaattttctaaaatctcGATTAATACCCACTATACACACCACCACTGTATCTCATGAAAGGCTTATCCTATTATATGCCATTCTCAAATGTCTACACAAGATTGTCGCTTTGTTGTTTCCCTCACTCATCACCAgcatttgttttatatttaggGTGAAAATATTAGTCAAAgatgaaagaattaaaaatgaaagagcTCTTACTACCTAAATTGTTGAAAGAATTGATGGGGAAACTGCTACTGCAATAACACCAGAACATGTTGTTGTAACTAGCGTGAGGAATGTCACTAGCATTGAGAGGAGGTTGCAAGAATTGAGTGACATCATCAATGAATGTGTACACatacagaaaaaagaaaatcaaagattcTGGAATTATTTGATGtactttaaaaatcatatgCATCAGTTTGCAGTTTACATGAAGAAATAGAACAAAGAATTCCCTAACTTCTTGCTACAGCCGTTTGATTTCCAAGCATCGGCAGGGGATGCTCCCACAACAAAGACAACAATAAACAGTGAAGAAGAATCATAATCCGAGGAAGAACCACCACCAGctgaagaagagaaagaggaaaagaaaaaagaaaaagtagaaATAAATGAGGAACAAAGTGCAGAAGAAGAGTCAACAACGGAGAAAGATGAGGCACCTTCAGTAGTGCCTCTTAAATGCAGAAATAAGCATATCATAAAAGCTGATGAAGAGGAGACAGAGGATGAGCAGGATGATGAGCCCCTAGTTGCAGTGTTTCTAAGCAAAGGCGATCAAAAAGTTCAAACTAATGAAGAATCAGACGATGATTAAAATGATATTGATGCAGAAATTGAAGCAGCTGCTAGTAAGGCTACTAAATCTagtaaagaaaagaagagttTGCTAGACATTATTGCTGAAATCACTTCTCAGGAAATCGCTACAGCAAACCCTCTAGGAGCCACTACTTAGaaacctcctataaaatcTCCTAGCCAAACTCCAAAGGTATCTAACAAGCGTAAAAGGACACAACCCTCTAGAGATGCACTAAGAAAGCAAAGTCTGATAAGCTCACACCTCAAAACACTACAGATACCCTCTAACCAGTCCaagcaagaagaagaagaaatcagTTGCTGCAACACGCCTCTCACCAAGGAAGAGTCCCGAGGTGGAGCCTAACAACAGCTATTCTGCTCCACTAGTGCTGCAGCATCACCCTACAACAACAGGGGAATACCCCCTACCAGccagtttattttatttatttctaaaaacttttctttcacttggttatattttcttatctaTTTTGCATGTCGTTTTATTTAGTATATGTAAgtttatcattatttgattttgtgtgtgtgtgaggacacaacacctctcaagtttggggggttTGTGTTATGATGTAATGTACTGGTAAGTGTATGTGTTTGGATTAGAAAActtaatgaagataaattgagtagTATTCAGTATTTTTGACTGCTAAGTAAGGATAGTTTGTAGATGGAGGTTGAAATTATGTTCCAACACTTAAGCTTTGATTAAGTTTTATGAGAATGCTATAGCAAAGGCAGGAAAATCAAAGAGGATAGAAAATACCTCAAGTTTGGGGgcaaaattttgttgaattgtgtttttttttaaataaattctgcTCTAGTGGCTCTAAGTTGTTTGGTAACAAGTCTGAGTATACACCCCATATGCAAACTCGAGTCCAAAGGCAACAAGAGCTTTGAGCATTGCTGTAGcactaagaaaataaataaaaacaattagagAAGGTCTTTTATCTAGGATATTGAATAGTCAGGTTTGTTCATGAGCCCCATATTCAGTCTTGAGTTAAAGGTGTCTATAGATAAGACTATATTGTAACCATTGCTACAACAACTCTTATCTGTGCATTGGTTGAGTAATTGGATGTCATCATTACAAGAGATAGATATTCAcatgaaaaaacaataatacattgaagagaatttgattaaaaaaacaaaagagagaaagagtaTTTTGCTATAACACAGTTTGAACTTTTTTATAACTTCTGCTCCCCCATCTATGAATGTACTTATgttttacacacacacacacttctGCAGCACCTCTGGAATTTGATCAAAgtgcacacacacactttggACATAATGAGGCTTGAGTCTAAGAACTGAACTGCAAtggaaaatttgatgaaaga contains these protein-coding regions:
- the LOC107177832 gene encoding uncharacterized protein LOC107177832; the encoded protein is MTLSWLQSRRCKDEDKFKEFIEPRKISEEKSFHIPQQPSGTINTIYVAVAKKGWLDFCTHPRDPVLQIVKEFYSNMLQQDQRTIMVKNVQVPLDLKEEPPPAEEEKEEKKKEKVEINEEQSAEEESTTEKDEAPSVVPLKCRNKHIIKADEEETEDEQDDEPLVAVFLSKGDQKVQTNEESDDD